The Verrucomicrobiota bacterium genome includes a window with the following:
- the hprK gene encoding HPr(Ser) kinase/phosphatase has product MQRELVTVEKFYTENASSLQLKLIAGATGLKRFIREPTVNRPGLALAGFTKYFASKRVQVLGNAEAHFLRSLPRREREARYAALLNFKIPCLVFCRDFRPDRLCLKAAEKADVPIFNSPLITMKFINLATLAMDLMFAPRVTEMGSMVDILGVGVIIRGESGIGKSECVLALIERGYSLVSDDVTRVTLVDGRDVMGTSPELTRNHIEIRGIGIVNVAAMFGVRSVRREKRVDLVVTLKAWDEVENVDRLGLEDDYVKILGVEIPQITIPVRPGRDLARLIEVAAFQTKLKTSGYNPAKELNERLIAKMTQSSGL; this is encoded by the coding sequence ATGCAGCGCGAACTCGTCACGGTCGAGAAATTCTACACGGAAAACGCCAGCTCCTTGCAGTTGAAACTCATTGCCGGCGCCACGGGCTTGAAGCGGTTCATCCGCGAGCCGACCGTCAATCGGCCCGGCCTGGCGCTGGCCGGGTTCACCAAGTATTTCGCCAGCAAACGCGTGCAGGTTCTCGGCAACGCCGAAGCGCATTTCCTTCGTTCCTTGCCGCGCCGGGAGCGGGAGGCGCGTTACGCCGCCCTGCTTAATTTCAAGATTCCCTGCCTGGTGTTCTGCCGGGACTTCAGACCAGACCGGCTTTGCTTGAAAGCGGCCGAGAAAGCCGACGTCCCGATCTTCAACAGTCCGTTGATCACCATGAAATTCATCAACCTGGCCACGCTGGCCATGGATTTGATGTTCGCGCCGCGCGTCACGGAGATGGGCAGCATGGTCGATATCCTGGGCGTCGGCGTGATCATCCGGGGCGAAAGCGGCATTGGCAAAAGCGAATGCGTGCTGGCGTTGATCGAGCGGGGTTACAGTCTGGTTTCCGATGACGTGACGCGGGTCACGCTCGTGGACGGGCGTGACGTCATGGGCACGAGTCCGGAGCTGACTCGCAACCACATCGAGATTCGCGGCATCGGCATCGTGAACGTCGCCGCCATGTTTGGCGTGCGGAGCGTCCGGCGAGAGAAGCGCGTCGATTTGGTCGTGACGTTGAAAGCATGGGACGAAGTCGAAAACGTGGACCGTCTGGGCCTGGAAGACGATTACGTGAAAATCCTGGGCGTCGAGATCCCGCAAATCACGATTCCGGTCAGGCCCGGACGCGACCTGGCGCGGCTGATCGAGGTGGCAGCGTTTCAAACCAAGCTCAAGACTTCCGGCTATAACCCGGCCAAGGAGCTGAACGAGCGCTTGATCGCCAAAATGACGCAATCTTCCGGATTATAA
- the lptB gene encoding LPS export ABC transporter ATP-binding protein — translation MPLLTTEQLVKAYHQRRVVDGVSIQVSEGEIVGLLGPNGAGKTTTFNIVVGLVKPDEGAVRFQDAAITRLPMHQRARLGIGYLTQEPSVFRKLTVEQNILAILETCRADGQERKVRLKYLLDELDLAPLAKNVAYTLSGGEKRRLEITRALVTSPKLLLLDEPFSGIDPIAVYEVQKIVRRLKERGLGILITDHNVRETLKLVDRAYLIHRGEVLCEGTAEFLVNDPKAREIYLGPEFNL, via the coding sequence ATGCCTCTTTTGACCACCGAGCAACTTGTCAAAGCATACCATCAACGCCGCGTGGTCGATGGCGTCTCGATCCAGGTCTCGGAGGGCGAGATCGTCGGGTTGCTCGGCCCCAACGGCGCAGGAAAGACCACGACGTTCAACATCGTCGTAGGCCTGGTCAAACCGGACGAGGGCGCGGTGCGGTTCCAGGATGCGGCGATCACGCGCCTGCCGATGCACCAGCGCGCCCGGCTGGGGATCGGCTACTTGACGCAGGAGCCTTCGGTCTTTCGCAAACTCACGGTCGAACAGAATATCCTCGCCATCCTCGAAACCTGCCGCGCCGATGGACAGGAACGCAAAGTGCGCTTGAAGTATTTGTTGGATGAGCTGGATTTGGCGCCACTGGCTAAGAACGTGGCTTACACCCTGAGCGGCGGCGAGAAGCGGCGACTCGAAATCACGCGCGCCTTGGTCACCAGCCCCAAACTGCTGTTGCTGGATGAACCCTTCAGTGGAATCGATCCGATCGCGGTCTATGAGGTGCAGAAAATCGTCCGGCGATTGAAGGAGCGCGGCCTGGGCATTCTGATCACGGATCATAACGTGCGCGAGACGCTGAAGCTGGTGGACCGCGCCTACTTGATTCATCGCGGCGAGGTCTTGTGCGAAGGGACGGCGGAGTTCTTGGTCAATGATCCGAAAGCGCGGGAGATTTATCTGGGGCCGGAGTTCAATCTGTGA